The genomic interval TGTGAACAAGGGCTTCAACAGCAGGGCTGATCTGTACGAAAGCACCAAATGGTGTAATACGGGTAACCGTACCTTCGACAGCCGTACCTGGTTTGAACTGTTCGACTTCGTCCAACCATGGATCCTGAGTAAGCTGTTTGATACTTAGGCTTAGGCGGTCTTTGTCGATCGAAATGATCTTTGCTTCGATTGTTTGACCAACTTTTACGTAGTCGTTAGGGTTGTTCACGCGCTCCCAGCTAATTTCCGAGATGTGCACCAAACCTTCGATACCTTCGACATTTACGAATACACCGAAGTCGACAACACCAGTTACGACACCAGTTACTTTGTCACCAACCTTTAGTTTTTCGAATCGTTCCGCAAGACCATCTTTGATGGCTTCTTTTTCAGAGAAGATTAGCTTGTTAGCTTTGCGGTCGCTATCAAGGATACGGACCTTCAAAGTCTGTCCGACAAGGGCGTTAAGGCGCTGTAGGATTTCGTCTTTGTCGCTTGAACCTACGCGTGGGTAATGTTCAGCTGAAAGCTGTGAGACAGGAAGGAATCCACGGACACCTTCGTATTCAACAAGCAGACCGCCACGGTTAGCATCGTACGGTGAAACATCAATGATGTCGCCGCTTTCAAGCTTGGCAGCAACTTCTTCCCAGCCGCGGTCTTTTGCGGCTTTTCGAAGTGAAAGGAGTGAATATCCGTTATCAAGTTCGGCGTCAACAACGCTTGCAGTGACTTCGTCACCTTCTTTTAGCGCACGGGAAAATCCCACTTCGCGGCGAGGAACGTATCCTACGCCCTGAGCACCAAGGTCGATAAGCACTTCGTGTTTACGAAGCGTTAGAACCTTTCCCGTGATTACTTCTCCTGCTGTTAATTGCTTGACGCTCTCTTCTGACGAGGCGAGCAAATCATCCATTGTTATTGCGGCTTTAGTTGCCATAAGTCTTAGTAAGACTCCTTCCTTAATTGATATTATTCTGAAGCGCGCTAATATAGCGCTCCTACATTACCTTTAATTGTACTCTTTTGTAACAGATAAGTCAAAGAGAGGCGTAGTCGCGGCGGGAGCGCAAATAGGCGATAGATGTTGCCGTAAGAAATGCCGCCCCTATCGCTACGCTGAGTGTCTCGGCAGGCCCAGTCTGTGGCAAAGCCGCAGGTGGGGTACTAGCTGTATTTTGCTGTGGACTACTTGGTTGAGCTGGTTGAGCCGGCTGCGAAGCATCCGGCGTTTTCGCAGGCTCATCCTTCTTCGTAGGTTCTTTTGACGTGTCGGTTTGATCAGACGGTTTTGGCTGTGAAGTATCTGGCGTCTGGCCGTTGCTATTCGCGCTAACAAATAACTTTTGACGCACGAAATACGTCCCGCCAACCAGTAGCAATACCAAGATAGCTCCAATTACCACAAAACTGAGTACTGAACCACCCTCATTTGCCTTTACCATACACTCCCTCTCTCGTTCTTTTCTTTACTATACCGTTTTACGGGAATAAACGCAACTTGGTAGATTTATGCTACACTACTTATATGTTAGTGACGGTGGACACGGGCGGAACAAAAACCTTGATTGCAGCGTTTGGTCAGGATGGGAAGATTGGCGAGACCATTAAATTTCCCACGCCCATGGATCAAGACGAATACGTCACACTTCTTCGAAATACACTTCAAAAAAACTATAGCGACAAGCCCGTCGAGGCAGTTGTTGTCGCCCTCCCTGGTATCGTAAAAGACGGCGTTGCAATCTGGTGTAACAATCTAGGATGGAAAGATTTTGATGCCCATAGCGCATTTTCGGGTGTTCTGGGAAAAACTCCCGTGTTAATTGAAAACGACGCTAACCTAGCTGGTCTAGCTGAAACACGAATTCTTGATCCAATGCCTATTTCTTCGCTATATGTCACGATTAGTACGGGGATCGGGACAGGGATTATTACTAATGGCAAAATCGACCCAGGACTCCGCTATAGCGAAGGTGGACGTGCACTCGTTGAGTTTGAGGGCCAAGTCCGCGAATGGGAGAGTTTTGCTTCAGGCAAAGCGATAACCGTCGCCTACAGCAAATTTGCCCGCGATATTACATCCGATCGTATCTGGAATCAAATCGCAGACCGAATTAGCCGCGGGTTTTTGGCACTCGTCCCTGTTATTCAGCCTGACATTATTATTATCGGCGGCAGCATTGGTACGTATTTTGAAAAATACGGACCAAAGCTAGAAGCTATTTTAAAAGAAAAACTTCCACCTCATATCGCTTGTCCGCGCTTTATTGCCGCAAAACACCCCGAAGAAGCGGTCATTTACGGATGCTATTATTATGCCCTCGATTACCTCGCTAGCCGATAGATTACAGCGGGACTACCCCGATATCATATTCGTCAAAGGAGATGACTTTCACTGGTCACCGTCCAATAAAACCGTTACCTACGTTCAAGATGTAAAAGATGAGACAGCGTCACTATTACACGAACTTTCTCATGCGCTTTTAGGCCATATAGATTACAAGAAAGACATTTCCTTAATAGAAATGGAGCGTGATGCGTGGCGATATGCCAAAGATACGTTGGGACAGACTTATGACCAGACAATCTCCGAGGACACCATTGAAGACGCGCTTGATAGTTACCGTGACTGGCTTCATGCCAGAAGTACCTGCCCTACCTGCCAGGCGACAGGGATGCAGACTAAAAGAGAAGAGTACAGATGTTTGGCCTGTCGAACTAAATGGCGCGTTAATGAAGCGCGTATCTGCGCGCTACGAAGATACACCCTCTAATACAAAAACACCCGCGAAAAGCGGGTGTTTTTGTAAGTAGTTAAGATAACTACGCAGCAACTTTTTCAGTTACTTTTTTGCGGCGTGAAATACGGCCACCTTTTGCACCAGCAATACGTGCTAGTTCAGGGTTAGCAGCAAAGCCACCAGTACGGCCGTTGCGGCCACCTTTTGCACCAATTTTGGCGTAAAAGTTTGGGTCTTTCGCTAGGTTACGTGCAGCCGCTTTTTGGCCGCCAGCTTTTGTTCCTGCCATGGTACTAATTCTCCTCTTTATTATAGAGCCTCCGCCCTATAGGTTTACCTCACACATGGTATGTGTATGAATTCATCATAACATTTCTTATGCTTAATGTCAAGGTTTACATAAGTACTTTATTATTATATATAGATTGTTGCATATATTCAGCTCGTGCTATATTATAAATATGCACCTGTTTGAATCCCAAATTTAGATTCATTCAATTAAAAACGACCACATCTGCGAGATTGGTCGTTTTTAATACTTATAGGGTATGTAGCGTGCTTTAACTTGTAGCCATAGCCCAGAAGGCCTGTCTGTGGTGTCCGAAATTACGATATGAATAGCTGCCTAGCTCTATAATAATACTCGGCGACCCTAGTTTTTGTGCCAACCAGTCGTCATACGTTCCCGATATCTCGTAATCGAAGATCTCATCACTATTACCCGTACCATTATTATAGCCGACAAGGCTGGCGTATTTTGCGGCTAACGCCCCTGAATCGCCTGCCTCATTACCGATAGCTACGCTTCCCACCGCGTGATACGAAAGAACAAGACGCGGCCGTAGCTGCGAAGAGAGATCGGCAATAGCCCGTGTTTCGGGTTCTGACATAGGACTCGTGCCACCTCCGCTTGGCACTGTGCCATTGGTATCATTGATGTCCTGCTTCCAGTCACTCGTAGCAAAATTACGGTTCAAGTTAACGTTGCCAGCGTTATTACGCGTTCCCGCGGCCATTCCATCAGGGTTAGCTGTCGGCACGACAACAATCTGGCGATTAGCTGGGATATTTTTGGCATTTGCTTCTAATTCATTGATCCAGTCATTCAGAATATAGCTTGAACTGGACTCATTTCCGTGAATCGCGCCCACGTAGAGTACTGTTGAAGCTCCATTTCCAAAGAAATAGGCATTAATTGCCCGTCCACGTTTGGAATACCCTATCGTAGAGACCGTATGACACACCGTACGTGAGCTATAGCTCCAGGCTTCATTACTGGTGATATCATAGGCACTATTAAGACCTTTGGCAATCGTAATGGTAAAATCGGCACACTTAGGCAAGTTATTAAGGCCATAGATTATCTGATTACCCGAGCGGGCAATTGAGGCGCTGCCTCCACCGAATGTCACTAATTTACCGATATCTTGAGTAGGAGAAAGAGCCTGGTCGAATGAAACAACTACTTTAGCGGATAGGCCTACGCCGCTTTTACCGACACTTACCCCCGTTACTTTTGGACCACCTGACATTTTAAAGGATACCACGTAAGGTTCGACAAGCGAGCTCCCGTCAGCTGCTTCAACATTCGAAATCGTAAGTGTATAATCTGTTTCTCTCTCTAGTTCGTTTGCAACATCAACCCGCAGCTTTCCATCTTCCAACACTACCTTTGAGTCGATTTTCGTTGTC from Candidatus Saccharimonadales bacterium carries:
- a CDS encoding S1 RNA-binding domain-containing protein, which produces MATKAAITMDDLLASSEESVKQLTAGEVITGKVLTLRKHEVLIDLGAQGVGYVPRREVGFSRALKEGDEVTASVVDAELDNGYSLLSLRKAAKDRGWEEVAAKLESGDIIDVSPYDANRGGLLVEYEGVRGFLPVSQLSAEHYPRVGSSDKDEILQRLNALVGQTLKVRILDSDRKANKLIFSEKEAIKDGLAERFEKLKVGDKVTGVVTGVVDFGVFVNVEGIEGLVHISEISWERVNNPNDYVKVGQTIEAKIISIDKDRLSLSIKQLTQDPWLDEVEQFKPGTAVEGTVTRITPFGAFVQISPAVEALVHISELGDGNDVDPEKVFTLNERKNFVVLDVDKENRKISLSLADKKKK
- a CDS encoding ROK family protein, with product MLVTVDTGGTKTLIAAFGQDGKIGETIKFPTPMDQDEYVTLLRNTLQKNYSDKPVEAVVVALPGIVKDGVAIWCNNLGWKDFDAHSAFSGVLGKTPVLIENDANLAGLAETRILDPMPISSLYVTISTGIGTGIITNGKIDPGLRYSEGGRALVEFEGQVREWESFASGKAITVAYSKFARDITSDRIWNQIADRISRGFLALVPVIQPDIIIIGGSIGTYFEKYGPKLEAILKEKLPPHIACPRFIAAKHPEEAVIYGCYYYALDYLASR
- a CDS encoding M14 family metallopeptidase, with the protein product MTLKQNITSILKDIWKLPKKVTIPSLVFVIFVVPYIVFFVVSKNIEFSYGGTTCTNQLTLFPDLHKTVGQSRFRVEPQDIFRLGKMPVMASKMCFIAEKAPQEGVSAVASAPFGAMLFRSHFNLKVADPPLANASSIKGPVPVTKPLKVNLTTTDRIFEYKLVTEGKTASCKPLEMAVACDLQAIKLEQGKDYKISLQRAFKGEDVVTAASKNITTLTATTITDSSVKKGETVFSRPKSFELVPDKKIVKADALLNKVKDGKTTKIDSKVVLEDGKLRVDVANELERETDYTLTISNVEAADGSSLVEPYVVSFKMSGGPKVTGVSVGKSGVGLSAKVVVSFDQALSPTQDIGKLVTFGGGSASIARSGNQIIYGLNNLPKCADFTITIAKGLNSAYDITSNEAWSYSSRTVCHTVSTIGYSKRGRAINAYFFGNGASTVLYVGAIHGNESSSSYILNDWINELEANAKNIPANRQIVVVPTANPDGMAAGTRNNAGNVNLNRNFATSDWKQDINDTNGTVPSGGGTSPMSEPETRAIADLSSQLRPRLVLSYHAVGSVAIGNEAGDSGALAAKYASLVGYNNGTGNSDEIFDYEISGTYDDWLAQKLGSPSIIIELGSYSYRNFGHHRQAFWAMATS